The sequence GCCAAGCTTGATAGCGTGAGTGACAGCCCACTTGATACGCTTGTCAACATCTTCCTGCCAGTTGACAGTCTCAAAGTCGGGCTTCTGCTCAGGATACAGGAAAGGATAAACGCCACGATACAGGTGGCTGAATCGAGAGGTGGTGGGGTTTCGGGTCACCATGAAGATGGGGCAGACGGGACGGTACTTGGAGAGCAGGCGGGCGGAGTCGCCAGAGGTGGACAGGACAATGATACCGCCAGCGGCAAGGTCGAGAGAGGCACGgacagcagccatggcgcaaGACTCGACGGGAGAAACGGGGCGCTTCACCAGGGTGCAAAGCTCCTCGAAGTGGGAGACGTAGGGAATGGTGTTCTCGGCCTTCAGACTGGCCTCGTGCATCTCGTGGACGGATTCGGCAGGGTAGCTACCCTTGGCAGTCTCTCCGGAAAGCATAACGCAGTCGGCGCCATCAGTGACGGCATTGCCGACGTCGCTGATCTCGGCACGAGTAGGACGAGGGTTCTTGATCATGGACTCCAGCATCTGGGTAGCGCAGATGACCGGCTTGCCAGCGACGTTGCACATGgcaatcatcttcttctgggcaGCAAAGACCTCGGCGGCAGGAATCTCGATACCGAGATCACCACGGGCGACCATGACACCGTCAGTGGCCTCGAGAATCTCGGCAAAGTTGTTGAGACCTTGTCGGTTCTCAATCTTGGCAATGATCTGAATGTTCTTGCCCTCCTCTCCCAAAACGTCACGGATGTCCTTAATATCCTGGGCACGACGGATAAATGAGGCAAAGACCATGTCGACGTTGTTCTTGACACCAAACCGGAGATCGGCCTTGTCCTTCTCAGAGAGAGCGGGAAGGTCGACATCAGTGTTGGGCAAGTTGACACCCTTTCGGGAGGAAATGAAGCCGTTGTTTCGGGCGCGGACCTCGACGGTCTTTTCGTCCTTGATGCTCAGGACATCGAAGGCAAGAACACCGTCGTCGACGTAGATGACACGGCCAGGCTGGATGACCTTGGTAATGTTCTTGTAGTCGACATACCTAGGATATTGTCAGCCTTcgttcagcagcagcggtagTAAATAAGAACGAGTAATGTCGTATTCTTTCGTAATAAGCGAGGTATTAATCACTACCAGTCGCCCATTACAGAgaagacagaagaagaaaaaagacggCAGAGATGGACGTGGCTAGAATAGAGAGCGGGGGAGTCCCATTTCCCctccccttctcctcctccacctcctctccatagattaaaaaaaaaaaaaaaagaagaaaagtgtcCATCTTAC comes from Trichoderma asperellum chromosome 3, complete sequence and encodes:
- the PKI1 gene encoding Pyruvate kinase (BUSCO:EOG092D2BJH), whose amino-acid sequence is MSQFYKKHSRSFSTMATTAQDHLDIGGRINWLASLKTEFTPARNFRRTSIICTIGPKTNSVEAINKLRDAGLNVARMNFSHGSYEYHQSVIDNVRAAEAAHPGRPVAIALDTKGPEIRTGNTAGDVDIPISVGTVMNITTDEKYITSCDTSNMYVDYKNITKVIQPGRVIYVDDGVLAFDVLSIKDEKTVEVRARNNGFISSRKGVNLPNTDVDLPALSEKDKADLRFGVKNNVDMVFASFIRRAQDIKDIRDVLGEEGKNIQIIAKIENRQGLNNFAEILEATDGVMVARGDLGIEIPAAEVFAAQKKMIAMCNVAGKPVICATQMLESMIKNPRPTRAEISDVGNAVTDGADCVMLSGETAKGSYPAESVHEMHEASLKAENTIPYVSHFEELCTLVKRPVSPVESCAMAAVRASLDLAAGGIIVLSTSGDSARLLSKYRPVCPIFMVTRNPTTSRFSHLYRGVYPFLYPEQKPDFETVNWQEDVDKRIKWAVTHAIKLGTLAEGDTVVVVQGWKGGMGNTNTLRIVRADPAHLGIGQME